A window from Thermosipho africanus Ob7 encodes these proteins:
- a CDS encoding lysylphosphatidylglycerol synthase transmembrane domain-containing protein, protein MKLSEANRSKKSIFKKVFISLIISFSMIILFQFFYSTQVSFLRDLLTIEFLISLLILVIIYLIDTMRLSMLLKFFKYNLPFKETFKNIFFGKFISYITPMSIGGQPYQIYHLSKIGVKTEDATNIVISRTLEMSFVVLIIDILSIRPILSAYPKSFGLSLILTGFIVSFSISLLILIGFINKKFLEKILSFFGKFSREKLEREKIIEWIDSLHESIKILWIKNPWVLILDIILYFVTILLYTYIFYIFVDKFSGIEYLYLLGIISLLNSVAYYIPTPGSSGGIEGTYQIVFSQILGPDVSIRIITVYRVVTFYIPLLLGSVFITKISTSERI, encoded by the coding sequence ATGAAATTGTCGGAGGCTAATAGAAGCAAAAAATCAATTTTTAAAAAAGTTTTTATTTCATTGATAATTAGTTTTTCGATGATTATTCTGTTTCAATTTTTTTATTCAACGCAAGTTTCGTTTTTAAGAGATTTACTTACTATAGAATTCTTGATTAGCTTATTAATACTTGTAATAATTTATTTGATAGATACTATGAGACTCTCAATGTTATTAAAGTTTTTTAAATATAACCTTCCTTTCAAAGAGACCTTCAAAAATATATTTTTCGGTAAATTCATTTCTTATATCACTCCAATGTCTATAGGCGGCCAACCTTATCAGATATACCATCTTTCAAAGATAGGTGTAAAAACAGAAGATGCAACAAATATTGTAATTTCAAGAACCTTAGAGATGTCTTTTGTAGTTTTGATTATTGATATTTTATCTATAAGACCTATTTTATCGGCTTATCCTAAAAGTTTTGGATTGTCATTAATTTTAACGGGTTTTATAGTTAGTTTTTCAATTTCTCTTCTTATTTTAATTGGATTTATAAACAAGAAATTTTTAGAAAAAATATTATCTTTTTTTGGAAAATTTTCTAGAGAAAAGCTAGAGAGAGAAAAAATAATAGAATGGATCGATTCATTACATGAAAGTATAAAAATTTTATGGATAAAAAATCCATGGGTATTAATTTTGGATATAATATTGTACTTTGTTACAATTTTGCTTTATACCTATATTTTCTATATTTTTGTTGATAAATTTTCAGGTATAGAATACTTATATTTATTAGGTATAATTTCACTTTTAAATTCTGTTGCTTATTACATTCCAACACCAGGTTCAAGTGGAGGAATTGAAGGGACTTATCAGATAGTATTTTCTCAAATTTTGGGGCCGGATGTTTCTATAAGAATAATTACGGTGTATCGGGTTGTTACATTTTATATACCACTTTTGTTGGGAAGTGTCTTTATAACGAAAATTTCAACTAGTGAAAGAATTTAA
- a CDS encoding helix-turn-helix domain-containing protein, with amino-acid sequence MIKILIPQVLVESLREFLYEHREVVFDIYNSNLEEKIREDYWDIVYLTEEKTVPGKILVYSLRELELAVKLFEVKEEHRRLKEEYDMLYSFPELQGPIIREFLQKVILDFKEKNELVLLYEDGMYVNEYRTFFESRLPHTKVKFSKKKGVKIPPLRDRKEDIPYIFDIVLSSLYLKHKNLDKKIPDNNEYELLKEYNWPGNTKELVKVASNYAATGRIEIPRFKASNFEGIDLVNFTSKLVKHVEKRYIMLALKKSNSRFEAAKMLKINYKTLSHKIKLYGIENSKKR; translated from the coding sequence TTGATTAAGATTCTAATCCCTCAGGTTCTTGTTGAGAGCCTGAGGGAGTTTTTATATGAACATAGAGAAGTTGTTTTTGACATTTATAATTCAAATTTAGAAGAAAAAATTAGAGAAGATTATTGGGACATAGTTTATTTAACGGAAGAAAAGACTGTCCCGGGAAAAATTTTGGTATATTCCTTAAGGGAATTGGAGCTTGCCGTTAAGCTCTTTGAAGTTAAAGAAGAACATAGAAGGCTAAAAGAAGAGTATGATATGTTGTATTCTTTCCCAGAACTCCAAGGTCCTATAATAAGAGAGTTTTTGCAAAAAGTTATATTAGATTTTAAAGAAAAGAATGAATTAGTGTTATTATATGAAGATGGAATGTATGTAAATGAATACAGAACATTTTTTGAAAGTAGATTACCTCATACAAAAGTGAAATTTTCTAAGAAAAAAGGAGTTAAAATTCCACCCCTAAGGGATAGAAAAGAAGATATTCCATATATTTTTGATATTGTTCTTTCGTCTTTGTACCTAAAACATAAGAATTTGGATAAAAAGATACCTGATAACAATGAATATGAGCTGTTAAAGGAGTATAACTGGCCTGGTAATACAAAAGAATTGGTTAAGGTTGCTAGTAATTATGCGGCAACTGGAAGAATTGAAATACCTAGATTTAAAGCCAGTAATTTTGAAGGTATAGATCTTGTAAATTTTACTAGTAAACTTGTAAAACACGTTGAAAAGAGATATATAATGCTTGCTTTAAAAAAATCTAACTCGAGATTTGAAGCAGCAAAAATGCTCAAAATAAATTATAAAACCCTTTCTCACAAAATAAAACTTTATGGTATTGAAAACTCTAAAAAAAGGTGA
- a CDS encoding endonuclease MutS2, translated as MKQYIDFDRVFQDFLKYTFSPYGQEYLKRLVENKPKDDEYEYLNEIYEIQVTLGLPVFHRLVDIRQILEKTKSYSVLLPEEIFKIKDFLVFVEDAKKVVPSSRYKLSYYLSKLGNYSSIIEEIDRIFDSDGNVKDNASKNLSVIRKEIKRHQLEIKQRIEKFISKNSKYLQEQLYTKRNGRYVFLIRSGARGNLEGIVHGSSNTGATLFFEPKEFITLNDKYEILLSEEKIEIDKILRGITSKIHDRYGNLMNDIEIVGFFDSLYARAKYAYENKAIVVKPDGQYLKLVNARHPLIPKDKVVPISIDLPVDKKGLIITGPNTGGKTVTLKTIALFIFMAQHAMPILADHGTRIPDFKLYLDIGDSQDVVENLSTFSSHMVRIIDAIKNADENSLVIIDELGSGTDPFEGSALAISIIEYLIEKNIRFVITTHLTNVKLFAMERDDIITASMEFDLETLRPTYRLLLNTPGASHAFEISERLGLPKEIIEQAKKHISKDHLKIENLIKGLNSKVSELESKKFELEKTLDEYERLRKEYERKYNVLKMKKIEELDKELREMYKEFRNAKKELQNALFSAKTKNESLIKKRLKNIEEKENTIQEIDSKIETMKYPEVEGEIDVGKYVRLKDGTTVGKVIEKRGENKFLVDFNGLKIEVKKNKLVQVDVQDNKQTNEVSESIHLVSFSPLKSNEIDLRGMTVEEALEVIDKFIDDLVLSDFSSGYIIHGKGTGSLASNIWNFLRNDKRVKSYRFGRPSEGGVGVTVVEV; from the coding sequence ATGAAACAATATATTGATTTTGACAGAGTTTTTCAGGATTTTTTGAAATATACTTTTTCTCCATACGGTCAAGAGTATTTAAAAAGATTGGTTGAAAATAAGCCCAAAGATGATGAGTATGAATACTTAAATGAAATATATGAAATACAGGTAACCCTTGGGTTACCTGTATTTCATAGGCTTGTTGATATAAGACAGATACTTGAAAAAACAAAAAGTTATTCAGTTTTACTACCGGAAGAGATATTTAAGATAAAAGATTTTTTAGTGTTTGTTGAGGATGCAAAAAAAGTAGTACCTAGTTCAAGGTATAAACTTTCGTATTATCTATCCAAATTGGGAAATTATTCTTCAATTATTGAGGAAATTGACAGAATTTTTGATTCTGATGGAAATGTAAAAGATAATGCTTCAAAAAATTTGTCTGTGATTAGAAAGGAAATAAAAAGGCATCAATTAGAAATAAAGCAAAGAATTGAAAAGTTTATTTCGAAAAATAGCAAGTATTTGCAAGAGCAATTGTATACAAAGAGAAATGGTAGATATGTATTTTTAATAAGATCCGGTGCTCGTGGGAATTTAGAAGGTATTGTACACGGAAGTTCTAATACAGGTGCAACTTTATTTTTTGAACCAAAGGAGTTTATTACTCTTAATGATAAATATGAAATTTTACTTAGTGAGGAAAAAATTGAAATAGATAAGATTTTAAGGGGAATAACAAGTAAAATTCATGATAGATATGGTAACTTAATGAATGATATTGAAATTGTTGGATTTTTTGATTCGTTGTATGCAAGAGCAAAATATGCATATGAAAATAAAGCCATAGTTGTAAAACCTGATGGACAGTATTTAAAACTTGTTAATGCAAGACATCCTTTAATTCCAAAGGATAAAGTTGTTCCCATTTCAATTGATTTACCAGTGGACAAAAAGGGGTTAATAATTACTGGACCAAATACTGGTGGAAAAACAGTTACATTAAAAACCATAGCTCTTTTTATCTTTATGGCACAACATGCGATGCCTATTTTGGCAGATCACGGTACAAGAATTCCTGATTTTAAATTGTATTTGGATATTGGTGATTCTCAAGACGTAGTTGAAAATTTAAGTACTTTTTCGTCTCATATGGTAAGGATTATTGATGCGATAAAAAATGCTGATGAAAATTCTTTGGTAATTATAGATGAGCTTGGTTCTGGAACTGATCCGTTTGAAGGTAGTGCACTTGCTATTTCAATAATTGAATATTTGATTGAGAAAAATATAAGATTTGTTATTACAACTCACCTTACCAACGTTAAACTTTTTGCTATGGAAAGAGATGATATTATTACAGCATCGATGGAATTTGATCTTGAGACATTAAGACCAACTTATAGGCTATTATTAAACACTCCGGGAGCTTCACATGCATTTGAAATATCTGAAAGGTTGGGCCTTCCTAAAGAGATTATTGAGCAAGCAAAGAAGCATATTTCAAAAGATCATTTAAAGATTGAAAACTTGATCAAAGGGTTAAATTCAAAAGTAAGCGAACTTGAGAGCAAAAAATTCGAACTTGAAAAGACGTTAGATGAATATGAACGATTGAGGAAAGAATATGAGAGAAAATACAATGTTTTAAAGATGAAAAAAATAGAGGAATTAGATAAAGAACTTAGAGAAATGTATAAAGAATTTAGAAATGCAAAAAAGGAACTTCAAAATGCACTGTTTTCCGCTAAAACTAAAAATGAAAGTTTAATAAAGAAGAGACTTAAAAATATAGAAGAGAAAGAAAATACTATACAAGAAATTGATAGCAAAATTGAAACGATGAAATATCCTGAAGTTGAAGGAGAAATTGATGTTGGAAAGTATGTAAGATTAAAAGACGGAACAACGGTTGGAAAAGTTATAGAAAAAAGAGGAGAAAATAAATTCTTGGTTGATTTTAATGGATTAAAGATAGAAGTTAAAAAGAATAAACTTGTACAGGTAGACGTTCAAGATAATAAACAAACTAATGAAGTTAGTGAATCAATTCATTTGGTATCATTTAGTCCTTTGAAAAGTAATGAAATTGATTTGCGTGGAATGACAGTTGAAGAGGCGTTAGAAGTAATTGATAAATTTATAGACGATCTTGTTTTATCAGACTTTTCAAGTGGATATATTATCCATGGAAAAGGAACAGGAAGTCTTGCGTCAAATATCTGGAATTTTCTTAGAAATGATAAAAGGGTGAAAAGTTACCGCTTTGGTAGGCCAAGTGAAGGTGGAGTAGGTGTAACTGTTGTGGAGGTGTAG
- a CDS encoding cell division protein FtsA codes for MIFALDVGTRKIAGILATLEDEKIVIHDVVIKEHEHRAMLDGQIHDVDKVARVVKKVKEELEKRNDVKLEKVAVALAGRFLQTAIGEYEEDISQVNEINDEVVTRLELSAVDNAVQNIQSENMYCVGYSVIRYELDGNWLKNIRGLRGKKASLQVVTAFLPIQVVDAMISVLRKVDLVMTHMTLEPIAAINVTVPEDLRILNIALVDVGAGTSDIAISKEGTIVAYGMVPLAGDEITEAITKTLLVDFSTAEELKRWLSSSSNDDKKLYRNILDKEKEITRDELKKLVSPVVQNITDKVAEEILRLNGQAPQVVMVVGGGAKVPGFVESLSEKLGIELDNISLKNAKNLNIIDNTGIIEGSEFVTPLGIAYTALTRSGTIFEQVFVNDEPIQLVGFSGGHTLSDVLLQCGYSLSELIGKPSESIVLEVNGKMKILKGELPKPAPIFINGKKASLRDKVKHGDRIFVGKPSQNSGKKYRLYDVVPPIELDFGSKIEYYYPPVNLNGNIVNENVELNDGDIINYDPVFVGTIRENLEKNLANVEFFFNDVYFERKQGIVKIYKGDLQLSDKNQVNPGEKLRVVLEKKPLKIADITQGEIKRVKINLNGKEVILEKDSLLYEVNGVIVSKEYEIKNGDKIYSTTPEDSSIIVADIFAYLDVDLKKIKSYQLLKNGQTAFFTEPLQDGDEVIFTYELKG; via the coding sequence TTGATTTTTGCTTTGGATGTAGGAACGAGAAAAATCGCTGGAATTTTAGCAACTTTGGAAGATGAAAAAATAGTAATTCATGATGTGGTTATAAAAGAGCATGAACATAGAGCTATGCTCGATGGTCAAATTCATGATGTAGATAAAGTTGCAAGAGTTGTAAAAAAAGTAAAAGAAGAACTTGAGAAAAGAAATGATGTAAAATTGGAAAAAGTAGCAGTTGCGCTTGCAGGAAGATTTCTTCAAACTGCAATAGGAGAGTATGAAGAAGATATATCTCAAGTTAACGAAATAAATGATGAAGTTGTAACAAGGTTAGAATTATCTGCGGTGGATAATGCAGTTCAAAATATCCAGTCGGAAAATATGTACTGTGTAGGATATTCTGTTATAAGGTATGAATTGGATGGAAATTGGCTTAAGAACATAAGGGGGTTGCGTGGTAAAAAGGCAAGTTTACAGGTAGTAACAGCATTTTTACCGATTCAAGTTGTTGATGCAATGATTTCAGTTTTAAGAAAAGTAGATCTTGTAATGACTCACATGACATTGGAACCTATTGCTGCTATAAATGTTACAGTTCCTGAAGATTTAAGGATTTTAAACATTGCGCTTGTTGATGTTGGAGCAGGAACTAGTGATATTGCAATATCCAAAGAGGGGACAATTGTCGCATATGGTATGGTTCCACTTGCAGGTGATGAAATTACAGAGGCAATTACTAAGACTTTGCTTGTTGATTTTTCAACAGCAGAAGAATTAAAGAGGTGGCTTTCAAGTAGTAGTAATGACGATAAGAAATTATATAGAAATATTTTAGATAAAGAAAAAGAAATAACAAGAGATGAACTGAAAAAATTAGTTTCTCCGGTAGTTCAAAATATTACTGATAAAGTTGCAGAAGAAATTTTAAGGTTAAATGGTCAAGCTCCTCAAGTTGTAATGGTAGTTGGAGGTGGCGCAAAGGTACCAGGTTTTGTAGAATCTTTGTCAGAAAAATTGGGAATAGAACTCGATAACATATCTTTAAAAAATGCAAAGAATTTAAATATTATTGATAACACAGGGATAATTGAGGGAAGTGAATTTGTTACACCTTTAGGTATTGCATATACCGCGCTTACAAGAAGTGGGACGATTTTTGAACAAGTTTTTGTTAATGATGAACCAATTCAACTTGTTGGATTTTCTGGTGGCCATACATTAAGTGACGTTTTGTTACAATGTGGATATTCTCTTTCAGAACTAATTGGTAAGCCATCGGAGTCAATTGTGCTTGAGGTAAATGGGAAAATGAAAATATTAAAAGGAGAGCTTCCAAAACCAGCACCGATATTTATAAATGGCAAAAAAGCAAGTTTAAGAGATAAAGTAAAACACGGTGATAGAATTTTTGTTGGTAAACCTTCTCAAAATTCTGGAAAAAAATATAGGTTGTATGACGTTGTACCACCAATTGAACTAGATTTTGGAAGTAAAATTGAGTATTATTATCCACCAGTAAATTTAAACGGCAATATAGTAAATGAAAATGTTGAATTGAATGATGGGGATATTATAAATTATGATCCAGTGTTTGTTGGAACCATAAGGGAAAATTTGGAGAAAAATCTTGCAAATGTAGAGTTTTTCTTTAATGATGTATATTTTGAAAGAAAGCAAGGAATTGTGAAAATATACAAGGGTGATTTGCAGCTTTCAGATAAAAATCAAGTTAATCCTGGTGAGAAATTGAGGGTTGTATTAGAAAAAAAACCTTTGAAAATTGCTGATATAACACAAGGAGAAATAAAAAGGGTAAAAATAAATTTGAATGGTAAAGAGGTTATCCTTGAAAAAGATTCGCTGCTTTATGAGGTAAATGGAGTAATTGTTAGTAAAGAGTATGAGATAAAAAATGGTGATAAGATATATTCAACAACCCCTGAAGATAGTTCAATAATAGTAGCTGATATATTTGCATATCTTGATGTTGATTTAAAGAAAATAAAGTCGTATCAACTTTTAAAAAATGGTCAAACTGCATTCTTTACAGAACCGTTGCAAGATGGAGATGAAGTAATTTTTACATATGAATTGAAGGGGTGA
- a CDS encoding DUF47 domain-containing protein: MKRFIDRLFPEVSPTKLLSEHAEYCMKAGTIVPQILDDYFNGKDIMQYSKEIDKFESSADEIKTRLREIYTKLRWSYFDRIDALEIIHNQDSIIDAVDDFVKILTMNKVDECPEEVIEKIKLMGDYVADVIKFMKVSVDELRTVVESDFSPNEINKEDNLTFDVEKDESKTDSLGIEIGKTLYSYKNKMNPVDILFLNSIVVLMMKIADRAENVVERIRMIIR, translated from the coding sequence ATGAAGAGGTTTATTGATAGGTTATTTCCGGAAGTATCACCAACGAAATTACTCAGTGAACACGCAGAGTATTGTATGAAAGCAGGTACTATCGTACCACAGATTTTAGACGACTATTTTAATGGAAAAGATATAATGCAATACTCTAAGGAAATTGATAAATTTGAGTCTAGTGCTGATGAGATTAAAACGAGGTTGAGAGAGATTTATACCAAACTTAGATGGAGCTACTTTGATAGAATAGATGCACTTGAGATTATACATAACCAAGATTCGATTATAGATGCCGTTGATGATTTTGTAAAGATACTTACTATGAATAAAGTTGATGAATGTCCAGAAGAAGTAATTGAAAAAATAAAACTTATGGGTGACTATGTTGCAGATGTTATAAAATTTATGAAAGTTTCCGTAGATGAACTTAGGACTGTTGTAGAATCTGACTTTTCTCCAAATGAGATTAATAAAGAAGATAATTTAACTTTTGATGTAGAAAAGGATGAATCGAAAACAGATTCATTGGGAATAGAAATTGGAAAAACACTATATTCATACAAAAATAAGATGAATCCTGTTGATATTTTGTTTTTAAACAGTATTGTAGTTTTAATGATGAAAATAGCTGATAGAGCTGAAAATGTTGTTGAAAGAATTAGAATGATTATTAGATAA
- a CDS encoding IspD/TarI family cytidylyltransferase — MIVGVILFGGKGTRFSKDFPKQFLKFNGKTLMEHTVEKFLLDCFEFLVVVSNKDYINKSIEILKKFEKKIYVIEGGKTREHSTFNAIKFLENKIDLDDIVLIHDGARPFVNKDIIEKNIENAKLFGATVTAISSENTIAVVENDFILSVPKRENIFIIQTPQTFKYKVLKDSFLKFSNRLDNFTDDGSVVLASGYKVSITEGNKKNIKITTVEDLHLMGVDEIVGG; from the coding sequence GTGATAGTTGGTGTAATTCTATTTGGTGGAAAAGGAACAAGATTTTCTAAAGATTTTCCAAAACAGTTTTTGAAATTTAATGGTAAGACATTGATGGAGCATACAGTTGAAAAGTTTTTATTAGATTGCTTTGAATTTTTAGTAGTAGTGTCAAATAAGGATTATATCAATAAAAGCATAGAAATTTTAAAAAAGTTTGAAAAAAAGATATACGTTATTGAAGGTGGAAAAACTAGAGAGCATTCCACCTTTAATGCTATAAAATTTTTAGAAAATAAAATTGATTTAGATGATATTGTTTTGATTCACGATGGGGCAAGGCCATTTGTTAATAAAGATATAATTGAAAAAAACATTGAAAATGCAAAACTGTTTGGAGCAACAGTTACAGCAATTTCTTCTGAAAATACTATAGCGGTAGTTGAAAATGACTTTATTTTGTCTGTTCCAAAAAGAGAGAATATATTTATAATCCAAACACCGCAAACATTTAAATATAAAGTTTTAAAAGATTCATTTTTAAAATTTTCAAACAGATTGGATAACTTTACTGATGATGGTTCAGTTGTACTTGCTTCAGGTTATAAAGTTTCTATAACGGAAGGTAATAAAAAGAATATAAAAATAACTACAGTAGAAGATTTGCATCTAATGGGAGTTGATGAAATTGTCGGAGGCTAA
- a CDS encoding inorganic phosphate transporter, with the protein MLLIVGAFLVGFGMAFAIGANDVANSMATAVGAKAITPKQAVLIASILEFLGAILFGAHVTKTIAKGIVDLNMISDPNNILIGAFSALIASTIWILLATFWGMPVSTTHSIVGGMIGFGLAAGGLQIVNWMTLLKIVITWITSPLIGGAMAFVIFKFISFSILHRKHPAKAAKYVAPILLGIAFYTIAVLFVVKTMKKDILLGNYAGIIIGFIVFLISFLYLRKAKVGDNEYDIVEKIFKKAQVVTSCYVSFSHGANDVANAVGPLALMYIIITTGSVKGAIEIPKYILALGGIGISFGVAILGYRVMKTVGQDITELNNTRGFSIDFSTATTVLIASTMGMPISTTHTVVGAVSGVGFARGIEVVNVGILKNIIISWFVTVPFAAGVSALLYIVLT; encoded by the coding sequence GTGCTACTGATTGTAGGAGCATTTTTGGTAGGCTTTGGTATGGCATTTGCTATAGGAGCAAATGATGTTGCAAATAGTATGGCAACAGCTGTTGGTGCAAAAGCAATTACACCTAAACAAGCGGTTTTAATAGCTTCTATTTTAGAATTTTTAGGAGCGATTCTTTTTGGAGCACACGTTACCAAAACAATTGCAAAAGGCATAGTTGATTTAAATATGATATCTGATCCAAATAATATATTGATTGGTGCATTTTCAGCATTAATTGCATCAACCATATGGATATTATTAGCAACTTTTTGGGGAATGCCAGTTTCGACAACTCATTCGATAGTAGGAGGAATGATTGGTTTTGGACTTGCTGCTGGTGGACTTCAAATTGTAAATTGGATGACCTTATTAAAAATTGTTATTACCTGGATTACTTCACCACTCATTGGTGGAGCAATGGCTTTTGTAATCTTTAAATTTATTTCCTTTTCAATTTTACATAGAAAACATCCAGCTAAAGCTGCAAAATATGTTGCTCCAATTTTATTAGGTATTGCATTTTATACAATTGCAGTACTTTTTGTTGTAAAAACAATGAAGAAGGATATATTATTAGGAAATTACGCAGGAATTATTATTGGATTTATAGTTTTTCTTATTTCATTTTTGTATTTGAGAAAAGCAAAAGTTGGAGATAATGAATATGATATAGTTGAGAAAATTTTCAAGAAAGCACAGGTTGTAACTTCATGCTATGTCAGTTTTTCTCATGGAGCAAACGATGTAGCAAATGCGGTAGGTCCACTTGCTTTAATGTACATTATAATAACTACTGGTAGTGTAAAAGGGGCAATAGAAATACCGAAATATATTTTAGCTTTGGGTGGTATTGGTATATCTTTTGGTGTTGCAATTTTGGGTTACAGGGTTATGAAAACAGTTGGTCAAGATATTACTGAACTTAATAACACTAGAGGTTTTTCAATTGATTTTTCAACTGCAACCACGGTTCTTATAGCTTCTACTATGGGAATGCCTATTTCAACTACACATACAGTGGTAGGTGCAGTATCTGGTGTAGGTTTTGCAAGAGGAATAGAAGTTGTAAATGTTGGAATTTTAAAGAACATAATTATTTCCTGGTTTGTTACAGTACCATTTGCAGCTGGAGTTAGTGCTCTTTTGTATATAGTATTGACGTAA